taaataatagattttggaaaattgaacaTACTGATGTCACTGATACAGAAaagaaacatgaaaatttgaaaatttgaaaaatgaaatccacgaaaggaaaaatgcaaaaatccaTAAATCGAATCTGTACGAACAGTTCCGAAATTACCCGAAGTTTACCCATTAtcgatttctcaaaaatttttctgtgaagtACAATTTCAAGGTGTTTCGTTATCATTAAAAACATGTCCgtacaaaaatattgataacgaACCTTCAATTACTTGGTTTTTAATACAGTTTTTCTACTTGattatgatttgaaaaactaattttttctatgaaaataaatcaagaaTTGCTATACAATGTTACTAAACAGATTCCTTAAAATTTCCACCATTGTGTGTCAAAATTCGGGTAAAATTGCTACCAGAAGTATCACACATTACTTGAGgtaatttcaactcattttataCCTTTTTACCGCAAAAGTTTTGCTAATATTGATATTTGTCTCGCAGAAATAATCGGTATGAGAATCACTCCGCTTCAAATGGATTTCTACAAACGTTACCAAAAGTATACTCAGCTAAGAGGTCTTTATTCATCAAAACTCAAGAAACACCGAATCCCAATAGTTTGAAATTCATTCCTGGAAGGACGATTTTAGAGAAAGGACAGACGATGGATTTCCCAAACATAGCTGCAGCTTCTTGCAGTCCTCTTAGTAAAATGTTGTTTCGTATCGAAGGAGTGAAATCTGTGTTTTTAGCTCACGAATTTATCACAGTTACCAAAGTAAAATGTGAATTTGTATTTGGTTGGTCAATTGGTCAATTGCGATAACTAAGTAtatcaaatttcattcatttagaTACACGAAGATGTAGAATGGAAGTTGTTGAAACCGGAGATATTTGCTactttgatggattttttcgcTACAGGCCTTCCAATAATTACCGAAGCAAAGTCTAAATCAGAAGGTAAGTTTCAATTTGTCATTGCGTACTTTGTGTACGTAACTGTTCTGTTTATAATTGAATTTCATGTATCAATTGCATCATTTTAATTGATTTCAATTGTTCATTTCAAAGGAGATGTGGCTGAAGAAGGTGAAGATGATGAAACTGTATTGATGATCAAAGAATTATTAGATACTCGAATCAGACCTATCGTTCAAGAAGACGGAGGCGATATTGTGTTTATGGTAATTGATCTTTCAATGTCTATTTACAATTGTTGAGACTCAGAGATTAAGAAGATAGATTTGATGTGAATTTGCAGGGATTCAAAGATGGCACtgtgaaattaaaaatgcaagGCTCGTGTACGAATTGCCCTAGTTCAGTGGTCACCCTAAAAAATGGCGTTCAAAATATGCTTCAGTTTTATATACCAGAGGTAAGTACGATATCTGttgataattcaatttttcatattcttcAACTTAACACTGAATTATGAATATTGCGCAGATTAAAAATGTCGAACAAATCGAAGACGAATTAGAAATCATAACCAAAGCCGAatacgaaaaattgacgaaaaaattgaaagaaaaagagCTAAAAGAAAAAGAACAGCAAAGTCAAGAGAATGTTTcgcaagttgaaaaataaatgtttcagtgtccgaaataaagttatttaaaaCCCCAAACTGtacttttaaatttatttgtaaTTATGTTTTTACAATTGTATCTAAAAACTAAATACTTCCACAATATGTACAAAGACAAACTAGGTTTAAAAACTCGTAAATTATAACAATCGCTGTGCGCGtaacaaatttaaaatattttcttaaatttacatgaaaattaCAAGTCAATAGGAACTACGATACGTTTCTTCAGCGATTAAATACATATATCTTTTCCAAACATGCTGCGATACGAAGACGAATCATTGTTGAGATTGCTTATGtgataaatacaaaaaatgaataattcaccCGAAGGTAGGCTTACACTTATTTGTATTTGTGCAAGATGTAGACAAAAGTGGAATATCATCTAATAGGAACTATATTACCTTAATTGCTCTcttaaaatattcgaaataccAATGCTTCGTGTgcgatattaaaaaaaaaaaacttgcgaTCAATGTTTAACGTTATGTTCTACTCTTGACAAAAtgtcgtattttttttaaagcagtaaatttgtaaattattatcaaaaaggaggaaaatgcaaaataaaaacCAATGCTGTGTTTGAagtaataattaaattttaacgCTTAGAAGTTACTTAACAATTATCGAACAATTTTTCTACATAACATTATACTACAAGCTgcgatgtaaatttttcatactcCTTTACTCTTACGCACTAACATCCGTTTCTTTGCTCGTATCTTTATCCTTATTCTTTTTATGATGTCTTATCCTGTGCTCCGTGCTCGAGTTCGTAGAATGATAATCTAATGAAAcattaataaaaatcattaatttaaaaaaaaatcatgtaggtAAGTGCCTACATTGGTAGGTATACCGTCATATTAAGCATTTTAGTAAACGAACCCCGTTACACATTGAATAGTAATTTAATTTACCTCCGTTTACTTTCTGCTTCAATGCATCAACTCCGCTCAAAAACTCTTGTTCTTTTTCAGTAAACTTAATTTCTTTCTTAGGTACTTCCTGAACAGTTATATCCAAAAAAGGCAGACTGGTCGAAATGCCGGCATACGAACCGTTTCTAATTACTTCTGGAATCAGCCTAGGCCATTCTGCGAACAAAGCAATGTTATTTACAATCATATCATGACTTGGTTGAGCCATGATTTTCCCGAAAACTTTCTGCgatagaaaaattgatcaattactctgtgattgaattttgaaagagtCCGATTACCGGTTATATAAGAACAGTTTATCGGGATGTTAAAAAATTCGCGAGCAGGCAAACGGATTTGGTCATCTGCTACCTTGATCGTAATCCCATTATTTCTTGACGTATTGTACCATGCAGACACAGCTCTTTTTATATCCCATTCCGTCCATCTTTCTTCGTCGACTCCTAAGGTTTGTTCTCCGAGTTTGGTTCCTGGAATTTATTGAATATtagaattgaagttttttttttaaaattgaagagcaATTAGCATGGGCAAGGTGCCAGCGGcagtataggtattttaaatagattggtacctacttacatatttatTAATGACGAATAAAACTTGGGAATTACGTACCTTTTTTGGTAGGATCTTTCTTGTTATGGGCGTTTTTGTAATATACCGCCATAAATGTAACATTACTATTTGGTTCAAGTATTGGTAAGCCGGTAGAGTcctgagggaaaaaattacaaatgttgaaattattaataTCATCATGATCAATCATATGAAGAAccaataaatacataaaaaagaTATGTTCGTATTGTGATCTTTAATCATTCAACACCAAGTTCAacctataaataaaaattgtcacgaaaaaaatttcactgaacAGTCAGATcgtgacatttgaaaaaaaaaatgaatttgagcgaTCACTCATTTTGTAAATTGAggatttttcttaattttctctAAAAGATGTTGATTTTCAAAGCCAAATTTATAAGTAGATGGAGAGGGAAACAAAAAGCCAAGTTGATAGAAATTTGCTGTTGTTTGTTTatcagctaaaaaa
This region of Planococcus citri chromosome 5, ihPlaCitr1.1, whole genome shotgun sequence genomic DNA includes:
- the LOC135847907 gene encoding NFU1 iron-sulfur cluster scaffold homolog, mitochondrial-like; protein product: MLLNRFLKISTIVCQNSGKIATRSITHYLRNNRYENHSASNGFLQTLPKVYSAKRSLFIKTQETPNPNSLKFIPGRTILEKGQTMDFPNIAAASCSPLSKMLFRIEGVKSVFLAHEFITVTKIHEDVEWKLLKPEIFATLMDFFATGLPIITEAKSKSEGDVAEEGEDDETVLMIKELLDTRIRPIVQEDGGDIVFMGFKDGTVKLKMQGSCTNCPSSVVTLKNGVQNMLQFYIPEIKNVEQIEDELEIITKAEYEKLTKKLKEKELKEKEQQSQENVSQVEK